GTAAGgtagctttgataaaaaaatgtactgtgaCAAAATTCATGGATAATATCCAGCTGGATGTTGGTCTACAGGTTGTGGTGTTCTGTACAATTTCCTTCTCATATTTTAAGCGGTTTATTTAAATCTGTACAGctaaattgaattaatttaaaataaatgtaaacttTTCGTCTTCCTTTGTTTTGAAGATCATGTTTGCATTCCATCTTTACATAATGCTTCcttttaaaattgctttcctTACAGTTTCCCCTttcaaaaatacagtataatgtttttttttgtttatatcaGCTTAATGGTGTGCACCTCATTTGGCACATcaaattaatactttttttcctttaactgGTTGGAATTTTCGTGTAACTTTATGCCAGTGATGCCACACTTCATATTCATAATCTAATCTTTCTTCGATTTCTCTGAAGTAATGAATTCTTTAAAACTCTTCCTAACATCTACTTCatattttttctgtcatttgtcTGTTTCAATTCCTGCATTGTGTTAGAATGAGAAGGTAAGAATACATTATGGTTCATAGCTGGTGCATGCTCTCCAGGAGATCATTTTGCATCATCATCATAGATGTAGTCAGTTTATTGTGTGCaaagtaattttattattttggaaatattacACTTCTATCCTTTGTGTCATGACAAGATTTTATGTTGCAAAATAACtgcatttttattgttgtcCAATTATCATTGTTAATCAGATCATAGTACTTTATACGAATTCATTTATATCATCATTTAGAGAAGTCAAATGTCTGGTGCTAAGTTGGTGCTGCTAACATCACGAATGTTGTCAAGAAGCATAGAACCAAAATGACTACTATACTTATTTGGCATTAGAACTAACTAAAGAATACTTAATAGGTTGTGGTTGAGTCTTAATTCTCAGGTATTATTCAGTTcaatgtcttgtttaatgatttatttaaacatttttaaataaagaaatcctGCAATATTCTAACACTTCATGACTCTTCAAATACCTTTAAAATTAACTTCAGTGTGAGTAAACTGATGTTTTTTGTTCCATTAGATTAAATATCGCAGGAGTGGGTAAAGTTAAACTTTTTAATCAGTATTTAAGTTGGGATTTGAATTAAGGTTGAGGTGAGAACAAAGTTTGTTCAATTTTGGCGGAAGAGAAATGAGAAACACAATGTAAATAAGATTTTTGTAAAAGGGGAAATTTCGAACCAttacaaattgtttttaaatgaaaataaatttaagaaAACTTCAGAGTATAAAGAGTTAAAGTTAAAGAGCAGTTTCCTAGTGATTATGCTATGTTTTACCTGGTATTGTAGCAGCAGAACAATATCTTCATAGTAAATAGATAATGTTAGTGATCTGAGACGCTAGCACTAATCATTTCATGTTTCTCTTTGATCACTTACATTAACTCAAGGTCTTAACACAACACtggttgatttttttctgtacctTAGCTAAAGCCTTACTATTTCCtttctttggtttttttttagcttgttCCACAGCTCGTTCGAATCCTTAAGAATCTCATCATGTCCGGTTATTCACCAGAACATGACGTATCTGGGATCAGTGATCCATTTCTACAGGTATGGAACTATCCCTACCCTTATATGATAACGGAGCAATTTGAAGAAAAATGTGAGATTTAAGAATGTGCATTTTCATTTGTTCAGGTGCGGATTTTGAGATTACTCCGGATTCTAGGAAGGAATGATGATGATTCCAGTGAAGCTATGAATGACATTCTTGCACAAGTGAGTTGTTTGTTGTTGGCATTAGTGCTCATTTTTTTACTAGATTCTGCAAGGGAAACAAATGTATTGTCTGTataactatttcatttcaacacttttatttttcaggttGCAACAAACACAGAGACCAGTAAAAATGTAGGCAATGCAATTCTTTATGAAACAGTTCTAACAATAATGGATATCAAATCTGAAAGTGGGTTAAGGGTgagtttatacatttttaaatttaaaaatgtagccCCTCTAAAGAGCAAAATTTGTAATTGCAAACTGCATTGGTTCAAAAAAATTGTGACTTAGTTTGGAGATGGGGTTAAAGTAGTTTACCTTGCTGACTCTAAAGGCTGTTAAGCAAATGATAGGCAAAGAACATTCCATCTATAaatgcttaaatgtttttttcactacAGGTTTTAGCAATTAACATCCTGGGACGCTTTCTTctaaataatgacaaaaatattAGGTAAGATATAGTTTTTATTATAGATTtgttatgtaatatggctctgtGTGATTCTCAGTTACCTTTTTTATATTCCTCCAATGTTGAATTAATCATTAATCAGCTCCCACCTACAACCCCTGGAACATCAGGGGAGAGCACCTACTGTCAATCTGTTTGAGCTACATAGAATTTTACAGGACATATGACATAGCATAATGTCTCTGACAATGGCACATGGGCAACTGGTAAGACTCTGCAGGCAGAGATTTCTGTATGTGGCAAGCAGAGAATAGTGTGATCAACCTGAGTCAAAACCTTAACTTGCGTGATTCTGCATAGGGAATCCAGATTATATTTCACAATATACAGTGACTGCGCAATGATTGAATTCCAGGACACATGCATTTCAAGAGGCAGTTTTTGCACTGGTTGAAGCACTCTGGGACTCCTGAAGGTACTGGTTTTATGAGAGACTTGTAGGTAAAGTTTTATTCCCTTTTTTTCTAGATATGTGGCATTGACATCACTACTGAAGACGGTACAAACAGACCACAATGCTGTACAGAGGCATCGGAGTACCATTGTGGATTGTTTAAAGGATTTAGATGTGTCTATAAAGCGGTAAGAGAAGCATTTAAGTTATCTTATTTACTAATACTTCAAATATTATTGTATATCGTCAATTTAAGGATTCAAAATGTGAGAAATTGGAATTAAAATTGTATCTGTAACTTTAAACAGACGTGCAATGGAGCTCAGTTTTGCTCTGGTTAACGGGAACAACATTCGTGGAATGATGAAGGAATTGCTGTACTTCCTGGACTCTTGTGATCCAGAATTCAAAGCAGACTGTGCTTCAGGAATTTTTCTTGCTGCAGAGAAGtaagtgtttttatttacaggTTAGTAGAAAGATAAGTGATACATTTGCATCTTAAAGACAGTCACCCATATGGTTCAACAAGTCAATGGGGAAAAGAAAGagctttataaaatgttttaaaaaaaaaacaatagaataAACAGGTAAATAAAAAGAGTACAATGATTTGCAACAACAGGTAAAAAAAGGATGTTAGACAAGAAAAGAAATTGAGTGGGATATTGCAGTGGAAGCTAATAAAAGTTATCTTGGTACTATAACATCCAAAGAACCGTTAAGGATACAGTAAAAGATATGCGGGACAACAATGGGAAATGTCTGGACAAAGAAAGGGAATGGCAGGTGTAACAAAGGAAGATTTCACTCAGGGGTTCACTAaggaagaagaaaggaaaatgcCTCAGGCAGCAGAAAGACAAAGTTTTAGTATTAAAGAGGAGGAAGTGTCCTGGGTACTAGAAACACTTTAGATTAATAAAGCCCTGGGCCTGATGGTATCTTACCAGCTGTAATCAGGTAAACAAATATTATCTGTAAGCTACTGATTCATTCAATAGTTGCTAAAGGCAGGGGTGCCCATGGACTGGAGAATTGCTGCCAATCCCAGTAATGGTAATAAAGCTGAACACACccagacatttcatttttattacatgAAAGGTTATGTAAAGTATTATTAGAACAAAACTAGAGGGGCACCTATATGTAAATAACATAATTGGAAATAGTTTAGATTAGTTAACTAACTTGTTCGAGTTcttttgaaaaagcaacaacGCTATTTGACGCACGTAAAGcatctgatttgtttttttgaaaggcttttgataaagttctTCATAAAAGATTTACAAATTACGTGCAGTAAGGAAATAATTGTTTGGTTTGAGAATTGGTTAATAGTAAATCCGTACTGTAGATTAATAGTAAGTCTACAAATTgtacttcttcagaatgaaaggAAACATGAAATGAGCACTGAAATAGGAATGTGAGATCACTTGGGAGCTTTTTTGGAAGTATGTCTAAATCAGGCCAGGTGGCATTTCTGTTCCCAGGGGGTAGTGGGAGTATTGAACATGCTGCACAGCCCTACACATGTGATTGAAACTGATATCCTGCTTTTTCtcaaaacagctggatgaggttCCTGGATCAGGATACCTGAACCAAATAAGGTTCCTGTCATTTGTCACGGTTCTTATGCAGTTAGAAAGTTCTTTTTGAAAGTTTGCtcttttttctgaaataaaggAAGCTTAATATGAGTGGATCTGgttaatcctttttttttttcaggtatgCACCCTCAAAAAGATGGCACATTGACACTATTATGAGAGTTCTTACTACGGTATGAGTTTTGTGTGTTTCATATATTGACTAGTGATATCATTAGTGCTCCTGCATAgtttaaaaatttaatttaaagaaaaaaaaaacaaaatggcagtGTCATTTTAAAGATTGATAAGCTGATTAAAAAACGGTGATAAAGTGCTGCTGTTTTTATTGGACAGCTTTAGCATTGCAGGATTAGTTGATTGATTTGCTGTTGAGTGATGAAAGCTTTGAGTGATCCATCGACTGAGTATAGATGTTGACTCATTAAGCACTGACAACAGCATTTGAGTCAAGAGATTAAGAATTAGAACCTTCCAAATTATCAGTTTCAGTAGGTTAATTTGCAACTTGAATGTTCATTGTGCATTGTGtgcatttgttttaaacatCTTGGCCATGAAGTGAAATATTGACTTCTCTAATATTTAGGCTGGAAGCTATGTAAGGGATGATGCAGTGCCTAACTTGATTCAGCTCATCACAAATAGTGTGGAGATGCATGCCTACACCGTGCAGAGGCTTTACAAAGCACTGTTGGAAGACATTTCACAGGTGAGCTACGAGTGTATATAaagagaaaggttacaaaattAGAAGAGCTGTACTGAAGttttctgatttatttattatCCAGCAACCTCTTGTGCAAGTGGCCTCCTGGTGTATAGGGGAATATGGAGATCTGCTTGTTTCAGGACAGTGTGAAGAAGAGGAACCCATTCAAGTAAGAATTGTGTTAAAACACTTTACACACAACTTATTTTGCATAATTTGCATGCTTAAGACGTATTTTTAAAGCAGAATAAAACTGGAAAAGACCAACCTCACCCATCATTTTATGTAGTATACTGTTCACACCTCCGTTTCTCCTCTAGGTTACGGAAGACGAAGTTCTTGATGTTTTAGAAGGTCTCTTGGTATCTAATTTGTCGGCACCTGTGACCAGAGGTTATTCTCTCACTGCCATCATGAAGCTATCTACTAGGTTCACCAGCAGTGTGAAGTAAATACACCAAtctattgtattttgtttttatttcttacagaATCATTATAATTTGTCCTTATATATAGTAtacttaatatattttaatagtaaATTACAGACAGTCGCACCTTGTTGGTTAATAAATCTTTAAAgctttaaactgtattataataatgtatAGTTTACTGTGACATTACAAGAAAAGCTGCCTTAGAATGTCCAGGgcatttgagaaaataaatgaattaaactatttttttaaatttttttattaGCCTACATCTGTTATAACGAGCTGTGCTCTTCCACCTCATGAAAATGTTGGGATAGTTATACCCCTGGACTGAGTATGGTCCTCTAACAGATGTTCTAATATTGGTTTGtcctgtttttcagccgaatCAAGAAAGTTGTGTCAATATATGGAAGCAGCATAGATGTGGAGCTGCAACAACGGGCAGTAGAATATAATGCACTTTTCAAGAAATATGATCACATGAGGTGGGTCTGACTGAAAAAGGACTGTAAAGCAGTTTGTAACAGCTTCACCCAACAGTTGCAATCTGGTGGTAAGCCCATAAAATaatgggtgttttttttccccccatgcAGGTCGGCCTTACTGGAACGCATGCCCATTATGGAGAAGACAGCAACCAATGGCCCAACAGAGATTTTGCAGACAAACGGAGAGGCAGAGCCTTCTGTACTAGACCTGAAGCACACAACTAGCGTCACACAGTCAAGCAGCCAGGTAGGAACAGAAAAGGTTAGCCTCTGTTAATCTCCTTAAATGAAGCACCCAGTATTTAAATTTCATTGAATTGAGAGAACATTTAACGTAAAGTAACGAACATTTGCACAGAATGGGTAGTATTTACTTTTGTAGGTAGTGCATCCTATGGAGGTTTAGATGATGTATTCCCATGTAGTTTTTCCTGAATTTGCCTTTGTATTTTTAACTGAAACCCATCAGAATCAGTTAATCAAAATTGCTTGGACTAAGTtgtcttctgtagagctgcttGAATGTAAAATTGGATTTGAAATGTATGTGCTGCATCAGATGCTTCATTTTCTGGTGTAATTATGACCCCtgctggcaagaaaatgttttttattattctggTGCTTTCAGTTATTTGGGCAACAGAATTACTTTGTTGCAATCTAGTTTTACAAATgcgttttttaatttattataatattaagtTCCTATGAACAAATGCTGATAAAGGTATGTAAACGTGATAG
This genomic interval from Lepisosteus oculatus isolate fLepOcu1 chromosome 20, fLepOcu1.hap2, whole genome shotgun sequence contains the following:
- the ap1g1 gene encoding AP-1 complex subunit gamma-1 — its product is MPAPIRLRELIRTIRTARTQAEEREMIQKECAAIRSSFREEDNTYRCRNVAKLLYMHMLGYPAHFGQLECLKLIASQKFTDKRIGYLGAMLLLDERQDVHLLMTNCIKNDLNHSTQYVQGLALCTLGCMGSSEMCRDLAGEVEKLLKTSNSYLRKKAALCAVHVIRKVPELMEMFLPATKNLLSEKNHGVLHTSVVLLTEMCERSPDMLAHFRKLVPQLVRILKNLIMSGYSPEHDVSGISDPFLQVRILRLLRILGRNDDDSSEAMNDILAQVATNTETSKNVGNAILYETVLTIMDIKSESGLRVLAINILGRFLLNNDKNIRYVALTSLLKTVQTDHNAVQRHRSTIVDCLKDLDVSIKRRAMELSFALVNGNNIRGMMKELLYFLDSCDPEFKADCASGIFLAAEKYAPSKRWHIDTIMRVLTTAGSYVRDDAVPNLIQLITNSVEMHAYTVQRLYKALLEDISQQPLVQVASWCIGEYGDLLVSGQCEEEEPIQVTEDEVLDVLEGLLVSNLSAPVTRGYSLTAIMKLSTRFTSSVNRIKKVVSIYGSSIDVELQQRAVEYNALFKKYDHMRSALLERMPIMEKTATNGPTEILQTNGEAEPSVLDLKHTTSVTQSSSQANDLLDLLGGSDVVPVIQTVPPPKPASAGGELLDLLGDLSLSGGPAPAPVPPISMSQPPFLLDGLSSQPLFNDIAAGIPPMTAYNKNGLKIEFTFERSNTNPNIAVITIHASNSTEADMTDFVFQAAVPKTFQLQLLSPSSNIVPPLNTGTVTQVIKVLNPQKQQLRMRIKLTYTHKGSSVQDLAEVNNFPPQTWQ